In the genome of Columba livia isolate bColLiv1 breed racing homer chromosome 1, bColLiv1.pat.W.v2, whole genome shotgun sequence, the window GGTCGCGGCGGCGGGTGGCCCTGAGGAGCCCGCAGGTGGCATGCAAGGCGGCCTCGGCCGTGCTGGTGAAGACCCTGCGCTTCGTCCAAAACGTGCCCTGCTTCCAGGAGCTGCCCCTGGacgagcagctcctgctggtccGCAGCTGCTGGGCGcctctgctggtgctggggctggcgcAGGACCGGGTGCACTTGGAGACGGTGGAGAGCGCGGAGCCCAGCATGCTGCAGCGGATCCTCACCACCCGGCGGCAGGGCGAGCAGTCCCCGCCGCTGGGACCGGCGCAGGGCCGGCCGCACCATGGCTCCGCCGGCGGCGGCTCGCATCTGCCCTCGGCCGGCGAGATTCAGACCATCAAGGGCTTCCTGGCCAAGTGCTGGAGCCTGGATATCAGCACCAAAGAGTACGCTTACCTCAAGGGGACGGTGCTCTTCAACCCGGGTGAGTGacccggcggggcggcgggggccgggggggggtggtggggtGGGCCTTCCCGTACCCCGAAAAATCCGGGGCTTTTCTtcacgggggggggggggggggggggacgcGGAGGAAGGTTTCACCCACGGTGCTCTCCCCAGGGCCCCGCTGGCAGGCAGGGAGCGCCGCCGGCTGCCCCGCCTGCCGTTACCAGCTGGCTGAGGCTCGGTCCTGCGTCCCGGAGGCTGGCGCTTTCCAGAGAGTCTTTCCAAGAGCGAAACAAACATGAAGCAGCCGCTTCGGGGAAATTAGGAGCAGGAGGGGTTCCTTGATCGTTCCCGAGCGGGGCTGCTGGCGGCGGCGTCTGCTCAGAGGGAGGCGGCTGGAGCTGCCGGACCCTCCCCGCCGGCGCGGTCACCGGCCGCCCGAGGGTGCCGGGTCCAGGCTGCTCTGTCCCGGAGGTTTGCGTGCAcgaaggaaagcaagaaaagattCAGGGCTTCCGGGAACAAAGTGCTGTTTCGGCTTTGTGTGTAGCATTTATGATGAgttatgtgggttttttgtctggttttgttttgttttgttttccatctctctGTGGAGACCTCCATAGATGCAGCTCTAACAAGTGATTATCATGTCCATGACTTAGTTGAAAGGCAGCCGGCAGTCTGGATACGGCACTTCCTAAGTGTGTCCTGCCATGTGAATGTGGCACACGGCTCTTCCTGCATTCCCCACTGTCAAAGTGTTAGACTGAAATGGAGAAATTCTTCACTTTCTGTCCCGGAGTCCTTAACTGTGGTTCACCGGGAAACTTTCTGGCATACGTTGGAGTTGATGCTTCTTGTCACTTGTTGCTTGGAGCTACTCAGCAACAGTTGTCAAAAGATGCCTTAAATGTGAACGATGCATTTTGTAGAAGTGAACAAGTTAACAAtgcatttttattgtatttctcGCTGCTTACAGGTTGCGTTTGTCACTCTAAAGGTGTTTTGAAGGGCATTCTTCAATCAAAGTATTTGTTTTAGCAGTTAACTTATTTAACACTTAAAGGAATGTTGGCAAATATTGTTATTTCAAGTTTGTGTAGCAAAGAAGGGTATTGAATGTCCGGAACACCAACATGATAAGATTTTGAACTGCTGTATAAAATTTGGCATGTTGATTCTGCATACAAGAAGTCCTCTAGCAACtacatttgtttcatttcttggTGAAAAATATGATCTGTAAGCTGTTCGTACTTGTTCTGTGAGAAGAATCTCGTTTTATACACAAAACTTatgtaaacaaaataatttatttttcttttcagatctACCTGGACTGCAGTGTACACAGTACATTGAAGGACTGCAAAGGGAAGCACAACAAGCTTTAAATGAACATGTCAGACTCATTCACAGAGGTGATG includes:
- the NR0B1 gene encoding nuclear receptor subfamily 0 group B member 1 gives rise to the protein MACVERCRCCTDSRRHSSILYSILRSEERAASPARQGPRRGQASRGCPCGSRRRVALRSPQVACKAASAVLVKTLRFVQNVPCFQELPLDEQLLLVRSCWAPLLVLGLAQDRVHLETVESAEPSMLQRILTTRRQGEQSPPLGPAQGRPHHGSAGGGSHLPSAGEIQTIKGFLAKCWSLDISTKEYAYLKGTVLFNPDLPGLQCTQYIEGLQREAQQALNEHVRLIHRGDEARFAKLNVVLSLLRSINANVIAELFFRPIIGAVNMDDMLLEMLCAKL